One Thermosipho japonicus DNA window includes the following coding sequences:
- a CDS encoding ABC transporter ATP-binding protein — protein sequence MIKVENLKKYFPVKRTVGEVLLRVPQRFVKAVDGVSFSISKGETFGLVGESGSGKTTTGRLILRLIEPTSGKIFFEDTDITKLSKEELRKFRKNMQIIFQDPMAALNPYMKVGDAIKHGLEIHNIGGSNQERKMLVMKMLERVNLSPPEDFYYRYPHELSGGQMQRIVIARALILRPKFVVADEAIAMLDVSVRSQLLKLLIDLKNEFDLTFLFITHDLATTKYICNKIGVMYLGKIVEIGDFKEIYKEPLHPYTKALISAVPEPDPKRKKEKIIPEGEVPNPINPPKGCKFHPRCPYAMDICKEVEPPLKKVKNHIVSCHLY from the coding sequence ATGATTAAAGTCGAAAATCTAAAAAAATATTTTCCAGTTAAACGAACGGTTGGAGAAGTTCTTTTGAGAGTTCCTCAAAGATTTGTAAAAGCTGTTGATGGAGTTAGTTTTAGTATTTCAAAAGGCGAGACATTCGGGTTGGTTGGAGAGTCAGGAAGTGGTAAAACTACCACAGGGAGGTTAATTTTAAGATTAATTGAACCAACTTCTGGAAAAATATTTTTTGAAGATACCGATATTACCAAACTTTCAAAAGAAGAATTAAGAAAATTTAGGAAAAACATGCAAATAATATTTCAAGATCCTATGGCAGCATTGAATCCATATATGAAAGTTGGCGATGCAATCAAACATGGTCTTGAAATTCATAATATAGGTGGTAGCAATCAGGAGAGAAAAATGCTTGTAATGAAAATGCTTGAAAGAGTAAATTTATCACCTCCTGAAGATTTTTACTATAGATATCCTCACGAATTATCCGGCGGGCAAATGCAAAGAATAGTTATAGCACGTGCTTTGATTTTAAGACCAAAGTTTGTAGTTGCTGATGAGGCAATTGCAATGCTCGATGTTTCTGTTAGATCTCAGCTCTTAAAATTATTAATAGATCTGAAAAATGAATTTGATTTAACTTTCCTATTTATCACCCACGACCTTGCAACAACAAAATACATATGTAACAAAATTGGTGTTATGTATCTTGGAAAAATAGTAGAAATTGGTGATTTTAAAGAAATCTACAAAGAACCATTGCATCCATATACCAAAGCATTAATTTCAGCTGTTCCAGAACCTGATCCAAAAAGAAAAAAGGAAAAAATTATTCCCGAAGGTGAAGTTCCAAATCCTATTAACCCTCCAAAAGGTTGCAAATTTCACCCACGATGTCCATATGCAATGGATATTTGCAAAGAAGTAGAACCTCCTCTAAAAAAAGTTAAAAATCACATTGTCTCCTGCCATCTATATTGA